In a genomic window of Pelotomaculum thermopropionicum SI:
- the GroL gene encoding chaperonin GroEL (HSP60 family) — MAGKEIIFREDARRSLEKGVNALAEAVKITLGPKGRNVVLEKKFGSPMIVNDGVTIAREIELSDPFENMGAQLVKEVATKTNDVAGDGTTTACVLAQAIVREGLKNVAAGANPMIIKRGIEKAVDKAVEAIKNSAKTIESKSAIAQVATISANDEMIGNLIADAMEKVGKDGVITVEESKGTTTNLEIVEGMNFDRGYISPYMITDADKMEATLNDPYILITDKKISAVGDLLPLLEKVVQSGKPLLVIAEDVEGEALATLVLNKLRGTFQCVAVKAPGFGDRRKAMLQDIAILTGGTVITEEVGLKLDKATIDQLGRANKVRVKKEETIIVGGAGSTDEITKRVAQIKKQIEETTSEFDKEKLQERLAKLAGGVAVIQVGAATETEMKDKKLRIEDALNATRAAVEEGIVPGGGVAYISALKGLDGLDAGSLDEKTGIDIVRRALEEPLRQIASNAGLEGSVIVEKVKNADPGIGFNALTGEFVNMIDAGIVDPAKVTRTALQNAASIAAMILTTETLVAEKPEKEKDTMGGMGGMGGMGGMM; from the coding sequence TTGGCAGGTAAAGAAATAATTTTCCGGGAGGACGCCAGGCGGTCTCTTGAAAAAGGTGTTAATGCCCTGGCGGAAGCCGTAAAAATTACCCTTGGCCCCAAAGGCCGGAACGTAGTCCTGGAGAAAAAATTCGGCTCGCCGATGATTGTGAACGACGGTGTGACCATTGCCAGGGAAATCGAGCTTTCCGATCCCTTTGAAAATATGGGAGCCCAACTGGTGAAGGAGGTTGCCACCAAGACCAACGACGTGGCCGGAGATGGTACCACCACAGCCTGCGTGCTGGCCCAGGCCATTGTGCGCGAGGGTCTGAAGAACGTGGCCGCCGGAGCCAACCCGATGATCATCAAGCGCGGCATCGAAAAAGCCGTGGACAAAGCAGTTGAGGCTATTAAGAACTCGGCCAAGACGATTGAGAGCAAGTCAGCCATTGCCCAGGTTGCTACCATCTCCGCAAACGATGAAATGATCGGCAACCTGATTGCCGATGCCATGGAGAAGGTGGGCAAGGACGGCGTTATAACCGTTGAAGAGTCCAAGGGCACCACAACCAACCTGGAAATTGTGGAAGGTATGAACTTCGACCGGGGTTACATCTCCCCGTACATGATTACCGATGCCGACAAGATGGAAGCCACTCTGAACGACCCCTACATACTGATTACGGACAAGAAGATCTCGGCTGTGGGGGATCTGCTGCCGCTGCTGGAGAAAGTCGTGCAGTCCGGCAAACCGCTCTTGGTCATAGCTGAAGATGTGGAAGGCGAGGCCCTGGCCACGCTGGTGCTCAACAAGCTGCGCGGCACCTTCCAGTGCGTGGCGGTCAAGGCGCCAGGCTTTGGCGACAGGCGTAAGGCCATGCTGCAGGACATCGCCATCCTGACCGGCGGAACAGTTATTACTGAGGAAGTGGGCTTAAAGCTGGATAAGGCCACTATCGATCAGCTCGGCCGGGCGAACAAGGTCCGGGTCAAGAAAGAAGAGACCATCATTGTCGGCGGTGCCGGCAGCACCGATGAGATTACCAAGCGGGTTGCCCAGATTAAGAAGCAGATCGAAGAAACCACTTCAGAGTTTGACAAGGAAAAGCTGCAGGAGCGGCTGGCCAAACTGGCCGGCGGCGTGGCGGTAATCCAGGTTGGAGCGGCCACCGAAACCGAAATGAAAGACAAGAAGCTCCGCATTGAAGACGCCCTTAACGCCACCCGTGCGGCTGTTGAAGAAGGCATCGTTCCGGGCGGCGGCGTAGCCTATATCAGCGCCCTGAAGGGCCTGGACGGCCTGGATGCCGGCAGCCTGGACGAGAAAACCGGTATTGACATCGTGCGCCGGGCGCTGGAGGAGCCGCTGCGCCAGATTGCCAGCAACGCCGGGCTGGAAGGCTCGGTCATAGTGGAGAAGGTGAAGAATGCCGATCCCGGCATCGGCTTCAACGCCCTGACCGGCGAGTTTGTCAACATGATCGACGCCGGCATAGTCGACCCGGCCAAAGTGACCCGCACCGCCCTCCAGAACGCCGCCAGCATTGCGGCCATGATCCTGACCACCGAAACTCTGGTGGCGGAGAAGCCCGAAAAAGAAAAGGACACCATGGGCGGCATGGGCGGCATGGGCGGCATGGGCGGCATGATGTAA
- a CDS encoding hypothetical transposase (containing COG3547, transposase and inactivated derivatives) produces MFYGGIDVAKYRHEVCLLDDAGNVVLQMHIDNNQKGMNKFLQALERLDIEPDSVKFCLEATGHYWLPIYCHLSELGFQLHVINPIQSDALRNLYVRKAKTDQKDALLLADLLRLGRTPTTKLPSETVLKLQTLSRLRFEFVRQVGGLKNRVLGILDRIFPEYPGCFSDVFIRTSRELLKSYPEPEELATVDLSELAAFLKEHSRGRLGEERAKKIQSLAKGTFGITLALDAFALQLRLLLEQIEFIEEQVKVIEEAINEVMEELRPDRDTPYRHVIETIPGIGPVLAAAIIGEIGDVSRFPNARALVAYAGLDASVRVSGLFEGTRNRMSKRGSPMLRNSLWLSAVLARRFNQELKEYYELKCSQGKHSSVATGAVARRLVHLIYALWKENRPYDPNYQWSPPRK; encoded by the coding sequence ATGTTTTACGGTGGCATTGATGTGGCAAAGTACCGCCACGAGGTGTGCCTTCTTGATGATGCCGGTAATGTCGTGCTGCAGATGCACATAGACAACAACCAGAAGGGAATGAACAAGTTCCTGCAGGCGCTGGAAAGGCTGGATATTGAACCTGACAGCGTTAAGTTCTGCCTGGAGGCTACCGGACATTACTGGCTCCCCATTTACTGCCACCTAAGTGAACTGGGATTCCAGCTCCATGTCATCAACCCCATCCAGTCGGATGCCCTGCGCAACCTCTATGTGCGCAAGGCCAAGACCGACCAGAAGGATGCCCTGCTCCTTGCCGATTTGCTGCGATTAGGTCGCACCCCTACAACCAAGCTCCCATCTGAGACGGTCCTCAAGCTGCAGACTCTCTCCCGGCTGCGCTTTGAGTTCGTTCGCCAAGTCGGCGGACTCAAAAACAGGGTACTCGGTATCCTCGACCGGATCTTTCCGGAATACCCCGGCTGTTTCTCAGATGTCTTTATCCGGACCTCCAGGGAGTTGCTCAAGTCTTACCCCGAACCGGAAGAACTAGCTACAGTGGACCTTTCCGAGTTGGCCGCTTTCTTAAAAGAGCATTCCCGCGGCCGTCTCGGTGAGGAAAGGGCCAAAAAGATCCAGTCTCTGGCCAAAGGTACTTTTGGCATTACCCTGGCCCTGGACGCTTTTGCTCTCCAGCTGCGTTTACTGCTCGAACAAATCGAATTCATTGAAGAGCAGGTAAAGGTTATCGAGGAGGCAATTAACGAGGTCATGGAGGAGCTCCGTCCTGACAGGGATACTCCCTACCGCCACGTTATTGAAACCATCCCCGGTATTGGTCCCGTCCTGGCTGCCGCAATTATCGGTGAGATAGGCGATGTTTCTCGCTTCCCAAACGCCCGGGCCCTGGTGGCCTATGCCGGGTTGGATGCTTCTGTCAGGGTCTCTGGGCTGTTTGAGGGTACCCGCAACCGGATGTCCAAACGCGGCTCCCCTATGCTGAGGAACAGCTTGTGGCTGTCTGCCGTTTTAGCCCGGCGCTTCAACCAGGAATTGAAGGAATACTACGAGCTAAAATGCAGCCAGGGAAAGCATTCAAGCGTTGCTACCGGGGCTGTTGCCAGAAGACTTGTGCATTTGATCTACGCTCTTTGGAAAGAAAACCGGCCATACGATCCCAATTACCAGTGGTCCCCACCTAGAAAGTAA
- the GroS gene encoding Co-chaperonin GroES (HSP10) yields the protein MIRPLGDRVVVKPLPSEERTKGGIVLPDTAKEKPQEGEVVAVGSGRLLENGQRVPIDLKPGDRILFSKYAGNEVKIDDVEYLIMREADVLGVIEK from the coding sequence GTGATCAGACCATTAGGCGACAGGGTAGTGGTAAAGCCCCTGCCCAGCGAGGAAAGGACCAAGGGCGGGATCGTTCTGCCTGATACCGCCAAAGAGAAGCCTCAGGAGGGCGAAGTGGTGGCGGTGGGTTCCGGAAGGCTTCTGGAAAACGGCCAGCGTGTTCCCATCGACCTGAAGCCGGGGGACAGAATCCTTTTCTCCAAGTATGCCGGCAATGAGGTAAAAATTGACGACGTTGAATACCTGATTATGCGCGAAGCCGACGTTCTCGGCGTAATCGAGAAATAA
- the MoaB gene encoding molybdopterin biosynthesis enzyme gives MDGNARYRIAIVTVSDKGSRGERKDESGPAIREMVGALGDVVSYQVVPDDLDVLKETLVNLSDRGRVDLIFTTGGTGLSPRDNTPEATLAVIEREVPGLAEAMRMESMKKTNRAMLSRAVAGVRHRTLIVNLPGSVKAVKECLGVIMPVLPHGLEILTGRGGECGAGNA, from the coding sequence ATGGACGGAAATGCAAGGTACAGAATAGCGATTGTCACCGTAAGCGACAAGGGTTCGCGCGGCGAGCGTAAGGACGAAAGCGGCCCGGCCATCAGGGAAATGGTCGGTGCGCTTGGCGACGTGGTGAGTTACCAGGTGGTTCCCGACGACCTGGACGTGCTGAAGGAAACACTGGTTAACCTGTCTGACCGGGGCAGGGTTGACCTGATTTTTACCACCGGCGGAACGGGCTTAAGCCCCCGGGACAACACCCCTGAAGCCACGCTGGCGGTAATCGAGCGGGAGGTGCCGGGCCTGGCCGAGGCCATGCGCATGGAGAGCATGAAAAAGACAAACAGGGCCATGCTTTCCAGGGCGGTTGCCGGGGTGCGCCACCGCACCCTCATTGTGAACCTGCCGGGCAGCGTAAAAGCCGTAAAGGAATGCCTGGGCGTGATAATGCCGGTGCTGCCGCACGGCCTGGAGATTCTCACCGGCCGGGGCGGCGAGTGCGGAGCAGGAAACGCCTGA
- the MoaC gene encoding molybdenum cofactor biosynthesis enzyme, which translates to MSGLTHLDERGQARMVEVGGKEATRREAVARGEVSMRPETLELILGGKVPKGEVFGVARVAGIMAAKKTPELIPLCHPLMLTGIDVQFRPDPERSRVEIEARVRTTGQTGVEMEALTAVTVAALAIYDMCKAVDREMVIGAVRLVHKSGGKSGVFERKGEEAWTEMQGTE; encoded by the coding sequence TTGAGTGGTTTGACTCATCTGGATGAACGGGGGCAGGCCAGAATGGTCGAGGTCGGCGGGAAGGAAGCCACCCGCCGGGAGGCGGTGGCCCGGGGAGAGGTGTCCATGCGGCCGGAAACGCTGGAACTGATCCTGGGCGGAAAAGTGCCCAAGGGAGAGGTTTTCGGGGTGGCCCGGGTGGCGGGGATCATGGCCGCTAAAAAAACCCCGGAGCTGATCCCGCTCTGCCACCCTTTGATGCTGACCGGAATTGATGTGCAGTTCCGCCCCGACCCGGAGCGCAGCAGGGTGGAGATTGAGGCCAGGGTAAGGACGACCGGCCAGACCGGGGTGGAAATGGAGGCCCTGACTGCCGTAACCGTGGCGGCCCTTGCCATTTACGACATGTGCAAGGCCGTGGACCGGGAAATGGTAATCGGGGCGGTCAGGCTGGTGCATAAAAGCGGCGGAAAGAGCGGCGTTTTTGAGCGGAAGGGGGAAGAAGCATGGACGGAAATGCAAGGTACAGAATAG
- the FdhD gene encoding Uncharacterized protein (required for formate dehydrogenase activity): MPEKPGQKDSKRVILPVTLYRDGRFAAGSDTLVRETPVTLFLNDEEFVTLVCSPGELKELAVGFLCSEGVLQRREDLKSIVINEDDGLIWVETARPSQSEEMFLKRFITTCCGRGRASFYFINDARGVSPVTSGLTATPGQIFFLSGQLEEKSALFRETGGAHSAALCTTESVVCFYEDIGRHNAVDKIFGRCFLEGIPFADKILVFSGRISSEILIKVAKMGIPVIVSRSAPTELAVKLADELGITVVGFAREDRLNVYTHPGRVGDQKSTGPS, from the coding sequence ATGCCTGAGAAACCTGGACAAAAAGACAGCAAAAGGGTCATCCTGCCGGTTACCCTTTACCGGGACGGCCGCTTTGCGGCCGGCAGCGACACGCTGGTAAGGGAAACGCCGGTCACCCTGTTTTTAAACGACGAGGAGTTCGTCACGCTGGTATGTTCCCCCGGCGAACTGAAGGAACTGGCGGTGGGGTTCTTGTGTTCGGAAGGAGTGCTTCAGAGGAGGGAAGACCTGAAGAGCATTGTCATAAACGAGGACGACGGGCTGATCTGGGTTGAAACCGCCCGCCCCTCCCAGTCGGAAGAGATGTTTTTGAAGCGGTTTATCACCACCTGCTGCGGCAGGGGCCGCGCCTCGTTCTACTTTATCAACGACGCCAGGGGGGTGTCCCCCGTAACGTCCGGCCTTACGGCAACCCCCGGGCAGATCTTCTTCCTGTCCGGCCAGTTGGAGGAGAAATCCGCCCTGTTCCGGGAAACGGGCGGCGCCCACAGCGCTGCCCTCTGCACGACAGAAAGCGTGGTCTGCTTCTATGAAGACATCGGACGCCACAACGCCGTCGATAAAATATTCGGCAGGTGCTTCCTGGAAGGCATTCCTTTTGCGGATAAAATCCTGGTTTTCAGCGGGCGCATCTCCTCGGAAATACTGATCAAGGTGGCCAAAATGGGCATCCCGGTGATTGTGTCCCGCTCGGCCCCGACCGAACTGGCGGTAAAACTGGCGGACGAGCTTGGAATTACCGTTGTCGGCTTCGCCCGGGAGGACAGGCTGAACGTTTACACCCACCCCGGCCGGGTCGGCGATCAGAAAAGCACGGGGCCGTCTTAA
- a CDS encoding hypothetical membrane protein (containing 2x S-layer homology domain) encodes MFKNRKGFFIAAALALVLALAGFSTPAYAGVLMDVQEASWAEQAIEEMYAAGIVTGYEDGTFKPYNGVTRLEAVAMLVRAVGMEEQARAKENAKVSYRMPPGLFWGRGYLIVGVELGMLNKDYLDQLQPASPASRVEVAMLAYHALDLSPDSSPLTFDDAGQIPAEYREGVAAVVKNGLMKGLPGNVFKPADGINRAQMAVLLSNIAKFRPSEAYQARLVGGTLSQIDPAAGVISVQDGVNRLLAANCAVFVDGRRALPADLKAGDQVKMLLDGSGQVAYIEAAGAGAVQTYRGRVNSLFAISGEYWLGLTGFDGISITRPVMSGVTVNESGTQKDVSSLSQGNCVEIKLVDDKITEINMLKTSTITGRVEAVHTSSLSLRDDSGLLTEMNVTGDVDVKMGDIAMTFGEVQEGDRVRVTVCENMITGIEILHLNSVEGEIEELDTRGTWGITIRDGDGDVEEYEVDEDVVVKRDGDEIDFDELDEGEWVKLELDDDDCVIYIEVDEDEDSSEVEGEIEELDTRGTWGITIRDEDGDVEEYEVDEDVVVKRDGDEIDFDELDEGEWVRLELDDDDIVVQIEVTDEDSLTVTGTVTGLDTGSSPEITIKKSSGSEVSYDISDDVDCIRDGDSIDLDEIVIGAEVEVRVRDGEADRIEVLNDEDITVEGEITDVSTSRGRIRIVQDNGNEFTYYLADGCKLYDEDGDRIDLDEVEEGWDVEIRLEDGEIKRLYQR; translated from the coding sequence ATGTTTAAAAATAGAAAAGGGTTTTTCATAGCTGCCGCCCTGGCGCTGGTGCTTGCCCTGGCCGGATTCTCAACCCCGGCGTATGCCGGGGTGCTTATGGACGTGCAGGAGGCCTCCTGGGCCGAGCAGGCCATAGAGGAAATGTACGCGGCCGGGATTGTCACCGGCTATGAGGACGGGACTTTCAAGCCGTATAACGGCGTTACCAGGCTGGAAGCGGTTGCCATGCTGGTGCGCGCCGTGGGCATGGAAGAACAGGCCAGGGCAAAAGAAAATGCCAAAGTGAGTTACAGGATGCCGCCCGGCCTGTTCTGGGGCAGGGGCTACCTGATTGTAGGCGTCGAGCTGGGAATGCTGAACAAGGACTACCTGGACCAGCTTCAGCCGGCCTCGCCGGCAAGCCGGGTGGAGGTGGCCATGCTGGCTTATCACGCTTTAGATCTCAGCCCGGACAGCAGCCCGCTCACCTTTGATGATGCCGGCCAGATTCCTGCCGAATATCGCGAAGGCGTGGCTGCGGTGGTCAAAAACGGCCTTATGAAGGGGCTTCCGGGCAATGTTTTTAAACCGGCCGACGGAATCAACCGGGCCCAGATGGCCGTTCTTTTAAGCAACATTGCCAAATTCAGGCCTTCTGAAGCTTATCAGGCCCGCCTGGTCGGCGGGACGCTGTCGCAGATCGATCCGGCCGCCGGCGTTATTTCCGTCCAGGATGGCGTAAACAGGCTGCTTGCCGCCAATTGCGCGGTATTCGTTGACGGCAGGAGGGCCCTGCCGGCCGACCTGAAAGCCGGCGACCAGGTGAAGATGCTCCTGGACGGCAGCGGCCAGGTTGCCTATATCGAAGCGGCGGGGGCCGGTGCGGTTCAGACGTACAGGGGCAGGGTTAATTCGCTGTTTGCAATCAGCGGAGAGTACTGGCTGGGACTGACAGGCTTCGACGGCATCAGTATCACCCGCCCCGTAATGAGCGGCGTTACCGTGAACGAATCAGGCACCCAGAAGGATGTTTCCTCTTTGAGCCAGGGAAACTGCGTGGAAATTAAGCTAGTCGACGATAAGATTACCGAAATTAACATGCTAAAGACCAGCACCATTACAGGCAGGGTTGAGGCGGTCCACACCTCCAGCCTGTCACTGCGTGATGACAGCGGGCTGCTGACCGAAATGAACGTAACCGGCGATGTTGACGTGAAAATGGGCGATATCGCCATGACCTTTGGCGAAGTCCAGGAGGGCGACCGGGTTAGAGTGACCGTCTGCGAAAATATGATAACAGGGATTGAAATTTTGCACCTGAACAGCGTGGAGGGCGAAATAGAAGAACTGGACACCAGGGGCACCTGGGGCATAACCATACGCGACGGGGACGGCGACGTTGAAGAATACGAAGTGGACGAAGATGTGGTGGTGAAGAGGGACGGCGACGAGATCGACTTCGACGAGCTGGACGAAGGCGAATGGGTGAAGCTGGAGCTGGACGACGACGATTGCGTAATCTACATTGAGGTGGACGAGGACGAAGACAGTTCTGAGGTGGAGGGCGAAATAGAAGAACTGGACACCAGGGGCACCTGGGGCATAACCATACGCGACGAGGACGGCGACGTTGAAGAATACGAAGTGGACGAAGATGTGGTGGTGAAGAGGGACGGCGACGAGATCGACTTCGACGAGCTGGATGAAGGCGAATGGGTGAGGCTGGAGCTGGACGACGACGACATCGTCGTCCAGATCGAGGTGACCGATGAAGACAGCCTGACCGTAACCGGCACGGTTACCGGCCTGGATACCGGCAGCAGCCCGGAGATAACCATTAAGAAAAGCAGCGGAAGCGAGGTCAGCTACGACATATCCGATGATGTGGACTGTATCAGGGACGGCGACAGTATAGATCTTGACGAGATCGTTATCGGCGCCGAGGTAGAGGTAAGGGTCAGAGACGGAGAAGCGGACCGGATTGAAGTGCTCAACGACGAGGATATCACGGTGGAGGGCGAAATAACCGACGTCAGCACCAGCCGGGGCCGGATCAGGATCGTTCAGGACAACGGCAACGAGTTTACCTACTACCTGGCGGATGGCTGCAAACTGTACGACGAAGACGGGGATCGCATCGATCTGGATGAGGTGGAGGAAGGCTGGGACGTGGAAATTAGGCTGGAGGACGGTGAAATAAAAAGGCTATATCAAAGGTAA
- a CDS encoding hypothetical signal transduction receptor (containing COG4252, predicted transmembrane sensor domain and partial CyaA (COG2114), Adenylate cyclase, family 3), whose product MRNWAEKIKVMLVPAVLISLLLLTSIAGMWERLELIMYDTWFKLRGPRPAPVEVAVVAIDDRSIKEIGLLPWPRRVHASLIEALGEAKAVGFDMLFDTPGTPEDNGRLAAAMKAHGRVVLASSFAFQQEGGSIYQVPVFPVRQLAGAAAGIGFANMPEDLDNVARRISVVDVNYFKRPFPCFSLAVLLAARGLNPDHLKFTGGHTLAAGDMEVPLDYKNQALIDFWGPAGTFRTYSYVDVLEGRVGREELAGKIVLVGPTAAAEQDFVSTPFTRGNMVLAGALPSPGVEVHASAIGTYLTGGYYKRAPLPANLVFLLFMGLSAAVAVYRAANPWRGLLYLLALMAAAAFAVYLAWYYGHYWLNLISPLALAALVYSGVTAGNLVRTELERRRTRALFARYVPPAVVEELLRNRQDVALGGARVELTVLFSDIRGFTSFSENRQPEYIVQRLNEYFTEMTALIFKHGGTLDK is encoded by the coding sequence ATGAGAAACTGGGCGGAAAAAATAAAGGTTATGCTGGTGCCGGCCGTGCTGATCTCCCTGCTCCTGCTCACGAGCATTGCAGGAATGTGGGAGAGGCTGGAGCTGATTATGTACGATACCTGGTTCAAGCTGCGCGGGCCGCGTCCGGCTCCGGTGGAAGTGGCGGTGGTGGCCATTGACGACCGTTCAATTAAGGAAATTGGGCTCCTCCCGTGGCCCCGCCGGGTGCACGCCAGCCTGATTGAAGCACTTGGGGAGGCAAAAGCGGTTGGTTTTGACATGCTGTTCGACACTCCCGGAACGCCGGAGGATAACGGGCGCCTGGCTGCGGCAATGAAAGCACACGGCCGGGTGGTTCTGGCTTCCTCTTTTGCTTTTCAACAGGAAGGAGGCAGTATTTATCAGGTCCCCGTTTTTCCTGTCCGGCAACTGGCCGGCGCCGCCGCCGGAATTGGCTTTGCCAACATGCCGGAAGACCTGGATAATGTGGCGAGGCGCATCTCTGTTGTGGATGTAAACTATTTCAAAAGGCCGTTTCCCTGCTTCAGCCTGGCCGTCCTGCTGGCAGCCCGCGGTTTAAACCCGGACCACCTGAAGTTTACCGGGGGGCACACTCTGGCGGCGGGGGATATGGAAGTCCCGCTGGACTATAAAAACCAGGCGCTGATTGATTTCTGGGGGCCGGCCGGCACTTTCCGGACTTACAGCTACGTTGACGTCCTGGAAGGCAGGGTGGGCCGGGAAGAGCTGGCCGGGAAGATAGTGCTGGTCGGGCCCACCGCGGCGGCAGAACAGGATTTCGTTTCCACCCCCTTTACCCGCGGCAACATGGTGCTGGCCGGAGCGCTGCCCTCGCCCGGCGTGGAGGTGCACGCCTCGGCCATAGGAACCTATCTTACGGGTGGCTATTATAAAAGAGCGCCCCTCCCGGCCAACCTGGTATTCCTGCTGTTCATGGGCCTGTCGGCCGCCGTTGCCGTTTACCGGGCAGCCAACCCCTGGCGTGGGCTTTTATACCTGCTTGCCCTGATGGCAGCGGCCGCGTTTGCGGTGTATCTGGCCTGGTATTACGGGCACTACTGGCTCAACCTCATTTCCCCGCTGGCCCTGGCCGCACTCGTCTACAGCGGGGTTACCGCCGGAAACCTGGTGCGCACTGAGCTGGAGCGCCGCCGCACCCGGGCCCTCTTTGCCCGCTATGTTCCTCCCGCCGTAGTGGAAGAACTGCTCCGTAACCGGCAAGACGTAGCCCTGGGCGGGGCCAGGGTGGAACTGACCGTCCTTTTTTCTGATATTCGGGGATTTACCTCTTTCAGCGAGAACAGGCAGCCCGAATACATAGTGCAGAGGCTGAACGAGTACTTCACCGAAATGACCGCGCTGATCTTCAAGCACGGGGGTACTCTGGACAAGTAA
- a CDS encoding hypothetical membrane protein, giving the protein MNLFAWLFIGHLVGDFLLQTNWMAVRKTTSLLALTAHVTVYTLSVAVFALPDGGISYKAAALIFATHLIIDRRGFVNLWVRQVNKAEGLQWLHVVSDQCWHLLVLALATLL; this is encoded by the coding sequence ATGAATCTTTTTGCCTGGCTCTTTATTGGCCACCTGGTGGGGGATTTCCTGCTCCAGACGAACTGGATGGCCGTCAGAAAAACCACCAGCCTGCTTGCCCTTACCGCCCATGTAACGGTTTACACGTTAAGTGTTGCCGTTTTTGCCCTGCCGGACGGAGGCATAAGTTATAAAGCCGCGGCCTTAATTTTTGCAACCCACTTAATAATCGACAGAAGAGGATTTGTAAATCTTTGGGTCCGTCAGGTCAACAAGGCCGAAGGGTTGCAATGGCTGCACGTGGTTTCCGATCAGTGCTGGCATCTTCTGGTTTTGGCCTTAGCCACCCTGCTTTAG
- a CDS encoding hypothetical replicative DNA helicase (containing FhlA (COG2203), FOG: GAF domain and partial COG2206, HD-GYP domain): MPPEISVENLLNIGIALSAEKNRSRLLEMIVTEARKITNCDAGTLYLKQEEQLVFKIIQNESLNIFMGGGNEEISLPPVPLKKENVSAYVALTGQSVNIPDVYDYNGFDFSGPRQYDKITGYRTASMLVVPMENHEGEIIGVLQLINSLEEDKKTVRAFPACCQKVVESLASQAAVALTNAQLIKDIENLFNSFVEAIATAIDARTPYNANHTRRVALLARATALAVNRSGAGKWAGEFFDGERLEQLTMAGWLHDIGKIATPLSVMNKATRLEGKIDLVLLRLDYISELETAASLRRQLRLLKEGRDAEAGAEERLLKEKLAKINVIRELIGRCDNPATVIDDALERQLIEAAGLTYTDRSGKEQPYLTPGELENLCIRRGTLTGKERGIMENHVAVTARILEKIPFIKKFKDVPRFATMHHELLDGSGYPQKLAGGDIPLEGRILALADIYDALTACDRPYKKAMTCEEALRAMDFMVKEGKLDAELFEIFKEHRVWEEISG; encoded by the coding sequence TTGCCTCCAGAAATCAGCGTTGAAAACCTTTTAAACATCGGCATCGCCCTGTCGGCCGAAAAAAACCGCAGCCGCCTGCTGGAAATGATCGTCACGGAAGCGCGCAAAATTACCAATTGCGATGCCGGGACGCTTTACCTGAAGCAGGAAGAGCAGCTCGTCTTTAAAATCATACAGAACGAGTCGCTGAACATCTTTATGGGCGGCGGCAACGAGGAAATTTCCCTGCCGCCGGTCCCCCTGAAAAAAGAAAACGTCTCGGCCTATGTTGCTCTCACCGGGCAATCGGTCAATATACCGGACGTTTATGATTACAACGGCTTTGACTTTTCCGGCCCGCGCCAGTACGATAAAATAACCGGCTACCGCACCGCCTCCATGCTGGTAGTACCGATGGAAAATCACGAAGGCGAGATCATCGGCGTCCTGCAGTTGATTAACTCTCTGGAGGAAGACAAAAAAACCGTCCGCGCCTTCCCTGCCTGCTGCCAGAAAGTGGTCGAGTCCCTGGCCTCCCAGGCCGCCGTTGCCCTTACCAACGCACAACTGATAAAAGACATCGAAAACCTCTTTAACTCTTTTGTTGAAGCGATAGCTACAGCCATTGACGCCCGCACCCCCTACAACGCCAATCACACCCGGCGCGTGGCCCTGCTGGCTCGCGCTACGGCCCTGGCCGTAAACCGGTCCGGCGCCGGAAAGTGGGCAGGCGAATTTTTTGACGGCGAAAGGCTGGAGCAATTAACCATGGCCGGCTGGCTCCATGACATCGGTAAAATTGCCACGCCGCTTTCCGTAATGAACAAGGCCACCCGCCTGGAGGGAAAAATCGACTTGGTGCTGCTGCGCCTGGATTATATCAGCGAACTGGAGACAGCGGCTTCTTTAAGAAGGCAGTTGCGGCTGTTAAAGGAGGGACGGGATGCAGAAGCCGGGGCGGAAGAGCGGCTTTTAAAAGAAAAGCTGGCCAAAATAAACGTCATAAGAGAACTGATCGGCAGGTGCGACAACCCGGCCACGGTCATCGACGACGCCCTTGAAAGGCAGCTTATTGAGGCAGCAGGACTTACCTATACCGACCGGTCAGGGAAGGAGCAGCCTTACCTCACTCCCGGTGAACTGGAAAACCTCTGCATCCGCCGCGGCACGCTGACCGGAAAAGAGCGCGGCATTATGGAGAATCACGTGGCGGTAACCGCCAGAATACTCGAAAAGATCCCCTTTATTAAAAAATTTAAGGATGTTCCCAGGTTTGCCACCATGCACCACGAACTGCTGGACGGCAGCGGCTACCCGCAGAAGCTGGCAGGCGGCGATATCCCCCTGGAAGGAAGGATACTGGCCCTGGCCGACATATACGATGCGCTGACGGCCTGCGACCGCCCGTACAAAAAGGCCATGACCTGTGAAGAAGCCCTGCGCGCTATGGACTTCATGGTCAAGGAGGGCAAGCTGGACGCCGAACTTTTTGAAATATTTAAAGAGCACCGGGTCTGGGAAGAAATTTCCGGATAA